The Punica granatum isolate Tunisia-2019 chromosome 4, ASM765513v2, whole genome shotgun sequence genome has a window encoding:
- the LOC116204908 gene encoding uncharacterized protein LOC116204908 isoform X2 encodes MAQYRQSGARDYDPHHHHHHYSNGGGPDHVSLAVRAGSQQLKPARHRRFARSDKGRRISVGSIAFVLVLGLVVTVLAYYFLSRDSKDSKQGQEDDLKSDLDFLTNVTRTEAVKVLEFGKGSVAHGRDSRDWDKDDRRRDGDYNEDVVNNLREDANDGSSSKNQVLSKTKSGSSKKSGENSLGNAKQKGVGLYNEAGRDELKMYEAEYEASLKNSDASGKENDDENQELDDESSGRQNEAIDADDEYIGIDSSDAHREDRNDVSHDYEDTSDFNKPTEEENTSLNKNTGESFEVPEMASKGRSIVEVVKKVPKNLVEEENLRSQGSYDPKKSSGRTSSTGGQATKKSRSDSKRRKRHSCEMKIYNSTTQLMEPILTRKFARFALQYVEEEEKPDGEPDWEPRFAGHQSLEEREASFLAQDQKINCGFVKGPEGSPSTGFDLAEDDANYISRCHIAVVSCIFGNSDRLRTPANKMITRQSRKNVCFVMFVDEITLRTLNSEGHMLDTMGFIGLWKIVVVKNLPYTDMRRVGKIPKLLSHRLFPSARYSIWLDSKLRLQLDPLLILEYFLWRKGHEYAISNHYDRHCVWEEVAQNKKLNKYNHTVIDQQFAFYQADGLKRFNPVDPLKLLPSNVPEGSFIVRAHTPMSNLFSCLWFNEVERFTPRDQLSFAYTYQKLRSMNPSKPFHLNMFKDCERRRVAKLFRHRSEERRNLHQQAIE; translated from the exons ATGGCTCAGTACAGGCAGTCCGGCGCCCGGGACTACGAtccccaccaccaccaccaccattaCTCCAACGGCGGTGGCCCGGATCACGTCTCCCTCGCAGTCCGCGCCGGCTCTCAGCAGCTCAAGCCAGCACGCCACCGCCGGTTCGCCCGATCCGACAAGGGCCGCCGCATCTCGGTTGGTTCAATCGCCTTCGTTCTCGTCCTCGGCCTCGTCGTCACTGTGCTAGCTTACTATTTCCTCTCCAGAGACAGTAAAG ATAGCAAGCAAGGTCAGGAAGATGACTTGAAAAGTGATCTTGACTTCCTCACCAATGTAACGAGGACTGAGGCTGTTAAAGTCCTTGAGTTTGGGAAGGGGTCAGTTGCACATGGTCGTGATTCCAGGGATTGGGATAAGGATGATAGGAGGAGGGATGGTGATTACAATGAGGATGTGGTCAATAACTTGCGAGAGGATGCTAATGATGGATCTTCAAGCAAGAACCAAGTTTTGTCGAAAACAAAGAGTGGGAGCAGCAAGAAGTCTGGTGAGAACTCTCTGGGGAATGCGAAGCAAAAAGGAGTTGGATTATACAATGAAGCTGGGCGCGATGAACTGAAAATGTATGAAGCGGAGTACGAGGCAtctttgaaaaattctgatgCTTCCGGTAAGGAGAATGATGACGAGAATCAGGAGCTAGATGATGAAAGCTCTGGAAGACAGAATGAAGCTATTGATGCTGATGATGAATATATTGGTATTGATTCTAGTGATGCTCATAGGGAAGACCGAAACGATGTCTCACATGATTATGAAGACACTTCTGATTTCAATAAGCCtacagaagaagaaaatacctctttaaataaaaatactggAGAATCATTTGAGGTTCCTGAGATGGCCAGCAAGGGTAGAAGTATTGTTGAAGTGGTAAAAAAGGTGCCTAAAAATTTAGTCGAGGAGGAAAATCTGAGGTCTCAGGGTTCATATGATCCTAAGAAAAGCTCTGGACGTACCAGTTCAACTGGTGGTCAAGCAACGAAAAAGTCTCGGTCAGATTCTAAAAGAAGAAAACGCC ATTCTTGTGAAATGAAGATCTACAACTCCACGACGCAGCTTATGGAACCAATATTGACTCGAAAATTTGCAAGATTTGCTCTTCAATATGttgaagaggaggagaagccTGATGGAGAACCAGACTGGGAGCCGAGATTTGCCGGGCATCAAAGTCTGGAAGAGCGAGAAGCTTCATTTTTGGCACAagatcaaaaaataaattgtggTTTTGTAAAAGGTCCTGAAGGATCGCCTAGCACGGGGTTTGACTTAGCTGAAGATGATGCAAACTACATTAGTAGATGCCACATTGCTGTTGTCTCTTGCATCTTTGGTAATTCAGATAGGTTGAGGACACCTGCTAATAAAATG ATAACACGTCAGTCAAGGAAAAATGTCTGCTTTGTCATGTTCGTGGATGAGATTACCTTACGAACACTTAATTCTGAAGGCCACATGCTAGATACAATGGGTTTTATTGGTCTTTGGAAGATTGTGGTTGTGAAGAATCTTCCCTATACAGATATGCGGAGGGTTGGAAAAATCCCAAAACTTTTGTCTCATCGGCTTTTCCCGTCTGCTAG GTATTCCATTTGGTTAGACAGCAAATTACGGCTCCAGCTTGATCCTCTGTTAATCTTAGAATACTTCTTGTGGCGAAAAGGCCACGAATATGCCATCTCTAATCACTACGACAGGCATTGTGTTTGGGAAGAGGTTGCTCAAAACAAGAAATTGAACAAATATAATCATACCGTCATTGATCAGCAATTTGCGTTCTACCAGGCAGACGGTCTGAAAAGATTCAACCCTGTGGATCCACTGAAACTACTCCCAAGCA ATGTCCCTGAAGGGTCTTTCATTGTTAGGGCGCATACACCCATGTCGAATTTGTTTTCCTGCCTCTGGTTCAATGAGGTTGAACGGTTTACTCCTCGTGATCAGCTGAGTTTTGCCTACACTTACCAGAAGCTGAGGAGTATGAATCCTAGCAAGCCTTTCCATCTCAATATGTTCAAG GACTGTGAGAGGAGACGCGTAGCTAAGTTGTTTCGCCACAGATCAGAGGAAAGACGGAATCTACATCAACAGGCGATTG
- the LOC116204919 gene encoding gibberellin-regulated protein 9-like: MLSSHKPSPRQEENYSGYFSKFVVVSQVREKMQKKLFVILVLAVLSLQAFAEVSSVMNPPNSLGTIDGESQAIAIDRRSHPRKINCGHECSRRCKKSSRKNLCHRACKTCCRRCNCVLPGTYGNLSACPCYASLRTHGNRPKCP; this comes from the exons ATGTTATCGTCTCATAAACCAAGTCCCAGGCAAGAGGAGAACTACTCCGGCTACTTCTCAAAGTTCGTCGTTGTTTCTCAGGTTAGAGAGAAAATGCAGAAGAAGCTGTTCGTCATTCTTGTTCTCGCGGTCCTCTCGCTTCAG GCTTTTGCAGAGGTTTCGTCAGTGATGAATCCCCCCAACTCACTCGGGACG ATAGATGGGGAGAGTCAAGCAATTGCCATTGACAGGAGATCTCACCCTCGAAAGATCA ACTGCGGGCACGAGTGCTCGAGGAGGTGCAAGAAGTCGTCGAGGAAGAACCTGTGCCACAGAGCGTGCAAGACGTGCTGCCGTAGGTGCAACTGCGTGCTGCCGGGGACATACGGCAACCTCAGTGCCTGCCCTTGCTATGCCTCCCTCCGTACACACGGCAACAGGCCCAAGTGCCCTTAG
- the LOC116204918 gene encoding ubiquitin-conjugating enzyme E2 30, whose translation MASKRINKELKDLQKDPPVSCSAGPVGDDMFHWQATIMGPADSPYAGGLFLISIHFPPDYPFKPPKVSFKTRVYHPNINSNGSICLDILKEQWSPALTVSKVLLSICSLLTDPNPDDPLVPEIAHAYKNDRAKYESTARSWTQKYAMG comes from the exons ATGGCTTCAAAACGTATCAATAAGGAGTTGAAGGACCTCCAGAAGGACCCTCCTGTATCTTGCAGTGCAG gTCCTGTCGGTGATGATATGTTCCATTGGCAAGCAACAATCATGGGACCGGCAGACAGCCCATATGCTGGTGGTTTATTCTTAATATCAATTCACTTCCCACCGGACTATCCTTTCAAGCCTCCAAAG GTTTCTTTCAAAACCAGAGTTTATCATCCAAACATTAACAGTAATGGAAGCATTTGTCTTGACATTCTGAAGGAGCAGTGGAGTCCCGCCCTTACTGTGTCCAAG GTGTTACTTTCAATATGCTCATTGCTGACGGATCCGAACCCAGATGACCCTCTGGTGCCGGAGATTGCGCACGCTTACAAGAATGACCGGGCCAAGTACGAATCTACAGCTCGATCGTGGACCCAGAAATATGCAATGGGTTAG
- the LOC116204908 gene encoding uncharacterized protein LOC116204908 isoform X1, translated as MAQYRQSGARDYDPHHHHHHYSNGGGPDHVSLAVRAGSQQLKPARHRRFARSDKGRRISVGSIAFVLVLGLVVTVLAYYFLSRDSKGIDSKQGQEDDLKSDLDFLTNVTRTEAVKVLEFGKGSVAHGRDSRDWDKDDRRRDGDYNEDVVNNLREDANDGSSSKNQVLSKTKSGSSKKSGENSLGNAKQKGVGLYNEAGRDELKMYEAEYEASLKNSDASGKENDDENQELDDESSGRQNEAIDADDEYIGIDSSDAHREDRNDVSHDYEDTSDFNKPTEEENTSLNKNTGESFEVPEMASKGRSIVEVVKKVPKNLVEEENLRSQGSYDPKKSSGRTSSTGGQATKKSRSDSKRRKRHSCEMKIYNSTTQLMEPILTRKFARFALQYVEEEEKPDGEPDWEPRFAGHQSLEEREASFLAQDQKINCGFVKGPEGSPSTGFDLAEDDANYISRCHIAVVSCIFGNSDRLRTPANKMITRQSRKNVCFVMFVDEITLRTLNSEGHMLDTMGFIGLWKIVVVKNLPYTDMRRVGKIPKLLSHRLFPSARYSIWLDSKLRLQLDPLLILEYFLWRKGHEYAISNHYDRHCVWEEVAQNKKLNKYNHTVIDQQFAFYQADGLKRFNPVDPLKLLPSNVPEGSFIVRAHTPMSNLFSCLWFNEVERFTPRDQLSFAYTYQKLRSMNPSKPFHLNMFKDCERRRVAKLFRHRSEERRNLHQQAIE; from the exons ATGGCTCAGTACAGGCAGTCCGGCGCCCGGGACTACGAtccccaccaccaccaccaccattaCTCCAACGGCGGTGGCCCGGATCACGTCTCCCTCGCAGTCCGCGCCGGCTCTCAGCAGCTCAAGCCAGCACGCCACCGCCGGTTCGCCCGATCCGACAAGGGCCGCCGCATCTCGGTTGGTTCAATCGCCTTCGTTCTCGTCCTCGGCCTCGTCGTCACTGTGCTAGCTTACTATTTCCTCTCCAGAGACAGTAAAG GTATAGATAGCAAGCAAGGTCAGGAAGATGACTTGAAAAGTGATCTTGACTTCCTCACCAATGTAACGAGGACTGAGGCTGTTAAAGTCCTTGAGTTTGGGAAGGGGTCAGTTGCACATGGTCGTGATTCCAGGGATTGGGATAAGGATGATAGGAGGAGGGATGGTGATTACAATGAGGATGTGGTCAATAACTTGCGAGAGGATGCTAATGATGGATCTTCAAGCAAGAACCAAGTTTTGTCGAAAACAAAGAGTGGGAGCAGCAAGAAGTCTGGTGAGAACTCTCTGGGGAATGCGAAGCAAAAAGGAGTTGGATTATACAATGAAGCTGGGCGCGATGAACTGAAAATGTATGAAGCGGAGTACGAGGCAtctttgaaaaattctgatgCTTCCGGTAAGGAGAATGATGACGAGAATCAGGAGCTAGATGATGAAAGCTCTGGAAGACAGAATGAAGCTATTGATGCTGATGATGAATATATTGGTATTGATTCTAGTGATGCTCATAGGGAAGACCGAAACGATGTCTCACATGATTATGAAGACACTTCTGATTTCAATAAGCCtacagaagaagaaaatacctctttaaataaaaatactggAGAATCATTTGAGGTTCCTGAGATGGCCAGCAAGGGTAGAAGTATTGTTGAAGTGGTAAAAAAGGTGCCTAAAAATTTAGTCGAGGAGGAAAATCTGAGGTCTCAGGGTTCATATGATCCTAAGAAAAGCTCTGGACGTACCAGTTCAACTGGTGGTCAAGCAACGAAAAAGTCTCGGTCAGATTCTAAAAGAAGAAAACGCC ATTCTTGTGAAATGAAGATCTACAACTCCACGACGCAGCTTATGGAACCAATATTGACTCGAAAATTTGCAAGATTTGCTCTTCAATATGttgaagaggaggagaagccTGATGGAGAACCAGACTGGGAGCCGAGATTTGCCGGGCATCAAAGTCTGGAAGAGCGAGAAGCTTCATTTTTGGCACAagatcaaaaaataaattgtggTTTTGTAAAAGGTCCTGAAGGATCGCCTAGCACGGGGTTTGACTTAGCTGAAGATGATGCAAACTACATTAGTAGATGCCACATTGCTGTTGTCTCTTGCATCTTTGGTAATTCAGATAGGTTGAGGACACCTGCTAATAAAATG ATAACACGTCAGTCAAGGAAAAATGTCTGCTTTGTCATGTTCGTGGATGAGATTACCTTACGAACACTTAATTCTGAAGGCCACATGCTAGATACAATGGGTTTTATTGGTCTTTGGAAGATTGTGGTTGTGAAGAATCTTCCCTATACAGATATGCGGAGGGTTGGAAAAATCCCAAAACTTTTGTCTCATCGGCTTTTCCCGTCTGCTAG GTATTCCATTTGGTTAGACAGCAAATTACGGCTCCAGCTTGATCCTCTGTTAATCTTAGAATACTTCTTGTGGCGAAAAGGCCACGAATATGCCATCTCTAATCACTACGACAGGCATTGTGTTTGGGAAGAGGTTGCTCAAAACAAGAAATTGAACAAATATAATCATACCGTCATTGATCAGCAATTTGCGTTCTACCAGGCAGACGGTCTGAAAAGATTCAACCCTGTGGATCCACTGAAACTACTCCCAAGCA ATGTCCCTGAAGGGTCTTTCATTGTTAGGGCGCATACACCCATGTCGAATTTGTTTTCCTGCCTCTGGTTCAATGAGGTTGAACGGTTTACTCCTCGTGATCAGCTGAGTTTTGCCTACACTTACCAGAAGCTGAGGAGTATGAATCCTAGCAAGCCTTTCCATCTCAATATGTTCAAG GACTGTGAGAGGAGACGCGTAGCTAAGTTGTTTCGCCACAGATCAGAGGAAAGACGGAATCTACATCAACAGGCGATTG